Part of the uncultured Fusobacterium sp. genome is shown below.
TAAAATGTTTGCATCCTGATCTGATGAGATACTCTTTAGAATCACTTGGATTTGATGTAGGTGGTATTTCAAGTAAGTTACTTAATTTTGAATTAAAATGGGCAACTGAAACAAGATTGCCTGATTATTTTTCTCTTATAGCAGGAATTATGACAAATAAAGAGATATCAAATTTAAAAGAGAATATTAACTTGTAAAATAAAAGAGCTGTGGAAAATTTTCCACAGCCTTTTTGTTTTATTAAAAATATAATTTTTATTTACTCCAAGAATTAATCATCTCTTTTACAGAACGATTCATCTCTTTCATAAAATCTGAAATAATCTTTCTTTTATACATATGTAATCCTTCATTGTGGCAACCTGGAAGGAAAACTGTTTTATCCTTTTCAGCTATCTCTCTATCCATATTTTCAAACTCTTCATCTGTAACTTTTCTATATGAATTTTTATGAACAATCATATCCTTAGTAAAACATCTTCTTACCATTTTTCTATTTTTTTGTTGTTCAGTTGGATAACCTATACATAACATTGTTATTGGAATTGCATATTTAGGTAGCTTAAACATCTCTCTATGAATTTCAAAATTCTCCATTATATCTCCAATATAACAACTTCCTAATCCCAATTCTTCAGCTGCTAAAACTCCTGTTTGAGCTGCTATAAGGGCATCATTTATAGCCAACATCATATCCCCTTCACCTGGAATATACTCTTCTAAATTATGTTCTCTATTAAATTCCTCTGCTCCTGAAAATTTAACATAATCCATCCAACGTTGAAAATCTGCCAAGAAAAGTAGTACAAGAGGAGCTTTTCCTATCATAGCTTGATTATCACAAGTTTTTACTAATTTATCTTTTAACTTTTGATCTTCAACCTCAATTATTGAATACATCATCATGTTCCCTGCTGTTGGAGCTTGAAATATTGCTGAATATAGTTTCTCTTTTATCTCTTCAGGTACTTCCCTATCTTCATAAACACGTACAGATTTTCTATTCATTATATATTTTAAAATCTCTCTATCTTTCGATTCCATCTCTAGACATAACCCCCTTACTATAATAATGTTTTATCTCTTTCATTTCTGTTACTAAGTCAGCTTTATCTATTACATTTTGTGGAGCATATCTTCCTGTTAAAACTAATTCTACATCTTCAGGCTTATTTTCCATCAGATCTAAAATTTCTTCTTCACTTACTAAGCCAAAAAAGTTAGCTACACATATTTCATCTAAAATTACAACTTGGTATTTTTTACTTTTAAAAATCTCTTTTACTCTTTCTACTCCTGTCTTTGCATGGTCTATATCACATTGTTGCACATGATCTCTAGAGATAAGACAAGTGTCTGTTCCATACATCTCTACATCTATATTATCTAATTTTTCAAAAGTTTTAAGTTCATGATACTCTTGTCCCTTCATAAATTGCCCAATATAGACACTAAATCCATTTCCTAGAGCTCTAACTGCAAGCCCTAAAGCTGCTGTTGTTTTTCCCTTTCCATTTCCTGTATAAACTTGAATATATCCTTTCACTATTACCACACTCCCTTATAACTTAGTATACTATAATGTTTAACAAAATAAAAGAGAGAACTCATGGGTCTGGTATGAGTTCTCCCTTCTTTATTTTAATACACAGAGATTTTTGAAAATTTAAATATTTTTAGATTTTTTAGAGAATTTTTTATTAAACTATAAACTAATCTTTTTCGTTAGAATATTGAACTTTTTTAGCTTGCATATCTTCAGGTTTGTGATGAGATGCAAATTCTGCATGTTTTATATAAAGATTTTGGATTGCTGGATTTTGTCCTAATCCTTCTAATATAACTTTAGATACTGTAAATCCTTCTTTTTGAAGGTCTTTGTTCCAATCTTCAGCTATGTCATTATTTGCATGGTCTCCAGCAACAAACATAAATGGAACTAGAATTACATCTTTTACTCCATTAGCTTTTAATTTTTTAACTACATTGTCAAATGCTGGATATCCTTCTACTGTACCTACTGCATAAGTATTTAATCCTGCATCAGTAAGAACATAATCCATCATAGCGTAAGCTGATCCACCAAAGTGATGAGTTCCGTGTCCTACTAGAACAACTCCTTGTCCTTCTTTTAATGGTCCTATTCTATCTGATAAAGCTTTTGCTACAGCTTCATAATCTTCATGATCTGTTAATAAAGGATTTCCTATTCTGATATCTTTGAAATCTTTTTCATAATTTTTTAATTCTTCAGCAAGGTTTGTAGATTCTACTCCATTCATAATATGAGTTCCTTGAACTAGAAGATGAGTATATCCATCTGCTTTTAATTGATTGATAACTTCTGATGGATTTAATTTTTCAATTCCTCTTTCTTTTAATCTTCTCATTACAATTCTTGAAGTAAATGCTTCTTTTACATCTACACCTTTAAACTCTTTTTTAGCTTTGTTGTTAATAGCATCAATGCTTAATGCTCTAGCATCATCATAAGTAGTACCAAAGTGTACCATTAATACTGCTGCTTTATCTCCTTTTTGCATTCCTTTAAAGAAATCGTTGTCCACATACCCTCCATCTGAATGAGCCATAGCTACAGTTCCTGCTGCTACTAATAATGCTCCTACTAAAAGTTTTCTCATTTTTCCCATAACTCTCTCCTCCTTAATCTAAGGGCAATAAAAAAATCCCCTTTAATGCAGGAGATATAACTTTTAATTATGACATTAAAGTTAATATCTCTTGTCCTCGCAATGATATTACATAATACTTGTTTAAGGCAGGTCTCCTGACTTAGCTTCGTCCTTGAAATACCCTTCCCAAATGCTCAGTGGTCTGTATTTCTCGTCTGCATCACAGTGGCGGGACCGTGTAGGCTTTTACCTATCTTCCCTTTTAATCTAAAACATTAGAACCTCAAATTCAATTATTCTGTTCAATATGAATATACTATGTTTTTTTTTAAATGTCAATAGCTATAATAATTTTATTTTTTAACTATAATCTTATTGACAAAGGTAAAATTAAGTAATAGAATTATTATAACAAATTATATCATAAAAATATTTTGAGTTTGACAAAGATTAAAAGGGAATTGAGTGAAAATCTCAAACGGTCCGGCCGCTGTAAATCAGCAAATTATTTTCAATACCATTGGATTATCTGAGAAGGTGAAAATAGTGCTAGAGCTGTAAGTCAGAAGACCTGCTCAAAGTATAGCTCTATAGACTTCCGAAGAAAGTCATGGTGTTATAGATAAATTATCTAACCAGCATCTTTCTGTTATAAGTGCTGGTTTTTTTATTAAAATAAGGAGTTAACAATGATAAAAAAAATAAAGGTTATTTTATTGATAATACTAAGTTTAACTTTAACTCAAGGTATAATGGCAAAAGATAATTTTACAATTGAGCAAAATGATGAAAAATTAGAGCTTTCATATTTTCCTAAAGAAATTGTAACTGACTCTGCTATTATCTCAAGATTTTTAGCTGCTCTAGATATTGAATTGGTAGGGGTTCCTAGTTCTACTACTAAAATTCCAGAAAAATATAATGAAGTTCAAAGAATTGGAAGGTCTGGAATGCCTGATTTAGAAATAGTTAAATCTTTAAAAACTGATTTAGTAGTTTCTACCCTATATTCTAAGCCAGCTTTAAAACCAAAGTATGATAATCTAAATATCCCTAGTTTCTATCTAAAAGTAGATACTTATGATGAGTCTATGGAAGCTATTAATATTCTTGGAAAGGCTTTTCATAAAGAGGAAAAGGCAGATGCTATTTTAAAGGATGTTAAAAATAGAGAAAATATTTTAAAGGAAAAATTAAAAGGTAAAGAACCTAAAAAAATTGCTATTATATATGGAAATGGTGAAAGTTTCTTTATGACTGGAAAAAACCATTTTTTACAAGGGTTAATGGATAAAATTAACTGTGAAAATATTGTTACCTCTATTGATAATAGTGCATTACTAAAAAAATCTGTTCCTTTTAGTATGGAACAACTTATAAAAGCTAAT
Proteins encoded:
- a CDS encoding ABC transporter substrate-binding protein produces the protein MIKKIKVILLIILSLTLTQGIMAKDNFTIEQNDEKLELSYFPKEIVTDSAIISRFLAALDIELVGVPSSTTKIPEKYNEVQRIGRSGMPDLEIVKSLKTDLVVSTLYSKPALKPKYDNLNIPSFYLKVDTYDESMEAINILGKAFHKEEKADAILKDVKNRENILKEKLKGKEPKKIAIIYGNGESFFMTGKNHFLQGLMDKINCENIVTSIDNSALLKKSVPFSMEQLIKANPDVILRLPTSQTKNGESFEEIFNANPIWKLTKAYKNKKILDIDPTLFRMSAGVNSIDALEELYRYVYE
- a CDS encoding nitroreductase family protein, whose translation is MESKDREILKYIMNRKSVRVYEDREVPEEIKEKLYSAIFQAPTAGNMMMYSIIEVEDQKLKDKLVKTCDNQAMIGKAPLVLLFLADFQRWMDYVKFSGAEEFNREHNLEEYIPGEGDMMLAINDALIAAQTGVLAAEELGLGSCYIGDIMENFEIHREMFKLPKYAIPITMLCIGYPTEQQKNRKMVRRCFTKDMIVHKNSYRKVTDEEFENMDREIAEKDKTVFLPGCHNEGLHMYKRKIISDFMKEMNRSVKEMINSWSK
- the cobO gene encoding cob(I)yrinic acid a,c-diamide adenosyltransferase; the encoded protein is MKGYIQVYTGNGKGKTTAALGLAVRALGNGFSVYIGQFMKGQEYHELKTFEKLDNIDVEMYGTDTCLISRDHVQQCDIDHAKTGVERVKEIFKSKKYQVVILDEICVANFFGLVSEEEILDLMENKPEDVELVLTGRYAPQNVIDKADLVTEMKEIKHYYSKGVMSRDGIER
- a CDS encoding sirohydrochlorin cobaltochelatase yields the protein MGKMRKLLVGALLVAAGTVAMAHSDGGYVDNDFFKGMQKGDKAAVLMVHFGTTYDDARALSIDAINNKAKKEFKGVDVKEAFTSRIVMRRLKERGIEKLNPSEVINQLKADGYTHLLVQGTHIMNGVESTNLAEELKNYEKDFKDIRIGNPLLTDHEDYEAVAKALSDRIGPLKEGQGVVLVGHGTHHFGGSAYAMMDYVLTDAGLNTYAVGTVEGYPAFDNVVKKLKANGVKDVILVPFMFVAGDHANNDIAEDWNKDLQKEGFTVSKVILEGLGQNPAIQNLYIKHAEFASHHKPEDMQAKKVQYSNEKD